The proteins below are encoded in one region of Levilactobacillus namurensis:
- the efp gene encoding elongation factor P, translating to MAISTANFKNGLTIEVDHAIWRILEFQHVKPGKGGAFVRTKLKNLRTGAVQEKTFRAGAKMEQADIQTRSMQYLYEDGDSRVFMDTDNYEQISVPDSAIKDQLPFLQENMNVDLIQYNAEVLGIEVPNTVVLEVASTEPSIKGNTASGGSKPATMTTGLVVQVPFFVNEGDKLSINTQDSTYISRA from the coding sequence ATGGCAATTTCTACTGCTAATTTTAAAAACGGTTTAACCATTGAAGTGGACCACGCAATCTGGCGGATCTTAGAGTTCCAACACGTTAAACCAGGTAAGGGTGGCGCGTTCGTACGGACGAAGCTGAAGAACTTACGGACGGGTGCCGTTCAAGAAAAGACTTTCCGTGCCGGCGCTAAGATGGAACAAGCGGATATTCAAACGCGTTCGATGCAATACCTGTACGAAGACGGCGATAGCCGGGTCTTCATGGATACGGATAACTACGAACAAATCTCAGTTCCAGATTCCGCAATTAAGGACCAATTACCGTTCTTGCAAGAAAACATGAACGTTGATTTGATCCAATACAATGCTGAAGTCTTAGGGATTGAAGTTCCGAACACGGTTGTTCTGGAAGTCGCTTCAACGGAACCAAGTATCAAGGGGAACACCGCTTCTGGTGGGTCTAAGCCAGCAACGATGACGACCGGCTTGGTTGTTCAAGTGCCATTCTTCGTTAACGAAGGTGACAAGCTGTCCATCAACACCCAAGATTCGACGTACATTTCACGAGCTTAG
- a CDS encoding bifunctional 5,10-methylenetetrahydrofolate dehydrogenase/5,10-methenyltetrahydrofolate cyclohydrolase, producing MTTIIDGKQLAKALNAQTKTRVAALAAQGKVPGLAVIIVGTDPASELYVRSKHRKAGQLGINSIVRQLPATISQADLLAVVRAYNADPTIHGILVQSPLPNGLDEAAVINAIEPSKDVDGFHPVNVGRLFKNLPGHYPVSCTPRGIMTMLESLQTPLRGKHAVVVGRSNIVGRPMAAMLLNADMSVTITHKYGSNLRALTTTADVLVVATGVTHLIKEADVKPGAIVIDVGMDRDADGKLTGDVDFDAVFDKVQAISPVPGGVGPMTIATLMRQTVDLCEWSDELGNE from the coding sequence ATGACGACCATCATTGACGGCAAACAATTGGCTAAGGCGTTAAACGCCCAAACGAAGACACGGGTTGCGGCCTTAGCGGCTCAGGGAAAGGTCCCGGGACTCGCGGTGATTATCGTGGGGACGGACCCCGCCAGTGAACTGTACGTGCGGAGCAAGCACCGGAAGGCCGGTCAATTGGGCATCAACTCGATTGTCCGCCAATTGCCAGCGACCATTAGTCAGGCAGACCTACTCGCAGTGGTGCGGGCATACAACGCGGACCCCACGATTCATGGGATTTTGGTCCAGTCACCACTACCGAACGGATTAGATGAGGCAGCCGTCATCAATGCAATCGAGCCTAGTAAGGATGTCGATGGTTTCCACCCCGTAAACGTGGGCCGCTTATTCAAGAATTTGCCAGGACACTATCCGGTATCCTGCACGCCCCGCGGCATTATGACCATGTTAGAGAGCTTACAGACCCCATTGCGCGGTAAGCACGCTGTGGTGGTCGGCCGGAGCAATATCGTGGGACGGCCCATGGCGGCGATGTTACTGAATGCCGATATGAGCGTGACGATTACCCATAAGTACGGCTCTAATCTACGGGCGCTGACCACGACTGCCGATGTTTTGGTGGTTGCAACGGGTGTGACGCACCTGATTAAGGAAGCGGATGTGAAGCCGGGAGCGATTGTGATCGATGTCGGGATGGACCGGGACGCTGACGGTAAGTTAACGGGAGATGTTGACTTTGACGCGGTCTTTGATAAGGTCCAAGCCATTAGTCCGGTGCCTGGCGGCGTGGGACCAATGACCATTGCGACGTTGATGCGGCAGACTGTTGATTTATGTGAGTGGAGTGACGAGCTTGGCAACGAATGA
- a CDS encoding exodeoxyribonuclease VII small subunit: MSETQKPTFEENLSTLETIVAQLEKGDIPLEQALDQFQKGVALSKDLQNTLQNAEKTLTTMMTDDDQETPFETSQGGANDAQ, encoded by the coding sequence ATGAGTGAAACACAAAAACCAACCTTTGAAGAGAACTTAAGTACCTTAGAAACCATCGTGGCCCAACTGGAAAAGGGGGACATTCCTTTGGAACAGGCGTTAGATCAGTTCCAAAAGGGTGTTGCCCTGAGTAAGGACCTCCAGAATACTTTGCAGAATGCCGAGAAGACCTTGACGACCATGATGACGGACGATGATCAAGAGACGCCGTTTGAGACGTCGCAAGGGGGGGCTAACGATGCCCAATAG
- the rplU gene encoding 50S ribosomal protein L21: MYAIIVTGGKQYKVEAGQAVYVEKLNVEAGAKVTFDQVVFVGGDTPKIGTPTVDGATVTGTVEKNGLEKKVVTYKYKPKKGQHTKKGHRQPYTKVVIDAINA; encoded by the coding sequence ATGTACGCAATTATCGTAACTGGTGGTAAGCAGTACAAGGTCGAAGCAGGCCAAGCTGTTTACGTCGAAAAGTTAAACGTTGAGGCCGGCGCTAAGGTCACTTTTGACCAAGTTGTCTTTGTAGGCGGCGATACGCCAAAGATTGGTACGCCAACTGTAGATGGCGCAACTGTTACCGGGACTGTTGAAAAGAACGGTCTGGAAAAGAAGGTTGTGACCTACAAGTACAAGCCAAAGAAGGGCCAACACACGAAGAAGGGTCACCGTCAACCATACACCAAGGTTGTCATTGACGCTATCAACGCGTAA
- a CDS encoding MerR family transcriptional regulator, whose translation MKGKELRRSLAVLPIGTVMKLTSLTARQIRYYESQGLVLPQRNDGNRRMYSLNDIDRLLEIKDYLDDGVNVAGIKAIYEQQAAREAARKAKQDRPLMDADVRQILQDELIRQGGLGHPQDGVDSHRPL comes from the coding sequence TTGAAAGGAAAAGAATTGCGGCGGTCGTTGGCCGTCTTACCGATCGGTACCGTCATGAAGTTAACGAGTCTAACGGCCCGGCAGATTCGATACTATGAATCGCAGGGGTTGGTCTTACCACAACGGAATGACGGCAACCGGCGGATGTATTCGCTCAACGACATTGACCGGTTACTGGAGATCAAGGATTACCTCGATGATGGTGTGAACGTGGCTGGCATCAAGGCCATCTATGAACAACAAGCGGCACGGGAGGCGGCACGGAAGGCCAAGCAAGACCGTCCTTTAATGGATGCGGACGTCCGCCAGATTCTCCAAGACGAGCTGATTCGTCAGGGGGGATTGGGTCATCCCCAGGATGGCGTCGATTCTCACCGACCGCTGTAA
- the rpmA gene encoding 50S ribosomal protein L27, with protein MNMNLQFFSHHKGGGSTANGRDSAGRRLGTKAADGSTVTGGSILYRQRGTHIYPGLNVGRGGDDTLFAKVAGVVKFERLGRDKRQVSVYPVAEEVAK; from the coding sequence ATGAACATGAACTTACAATTCTTCTCTCACCATAAAGGTGGTGGGTCCACTGCTAACGGTCGAGACTCTGCTGGTCGTCGTCTTGGGACGAAGGCTGCTGATGGTTCGACGGTTACGGGTGGTTCTATCCTTTACCGTCAACGTGGGACGCACATCTACCCTGGCCTGAACGTAGGTCGTGGTGGCGATGACACCTTATTCGCTAAGGTTGCAGGTGTGGTTAAATTCGAACGACTTGGTCGCGACAAGCGTCAAGTATCCGTTTACCCAGTTGCCGAAGAAGTAGCTAAATAA
- a CDS encoding ribosomal-processing cysteine protease Prp: MIQATVHYGSDRINSFRITGHADSGEYGQDIVCAAVSVLAITTVNGLQRVAEIPIDVENRDQAGGFLEVHLPPKLEATTELKGQAILQSFADGLRDVATNYADFVTYDEVTD; this comes from the coding sequence ATGATTCAAGCAACGGTCCATTATGGATCCGACCGAATCAATTCATTTCGAATCACTGGTCATGCCGATTCCGGCGAATATGGCCAAGACATTGTTTGCGCTGCGGTTTCGGTGCTTGCGATTACGACGGTCAACGGCCTACAACGAGTCGCTGAGATTCCAATCGACGTTGAGAATCGTGATCAGGCAGGGGGCTTTCTGGAAGTTCACCTACCACCAAAGCTGGAAGCAACGACCGAATTAAAGGGACAAGCAATCCTCCAGAGTTTCGCGGATGGGTTACGGGATGTCGCAACGAATTATGCCGACTTCGTCACTTATGATGAAGTCACCGATTAA
- the nusB gene encoding transcription antitermination factor NusB: MTLTRHQIRERAFQMLFALNANADADQEALYQRVLTDDPDQIVPVPEYLTTLVTGVLAHQSELDAQIAKYLSAGWQLQRIAKTDLIIMRVAFFEIDHVPDVPNRVAVNEALELAKNFSDDRSRRFINGVLAHTLDGDDAADTQA, encoded by the coding sequence GTGACACTTACACGACATCAAATTCGGGAGCGAGCATTCCAAATGCTGTTCGCCCTTAACGCTAACGCTGATGCCGATCAAGAGGCGTTGTACCAACGCGTGTTGACCGATGACCCTGACCAGATCGTTCCGGTACCCGAGTACCTGACCACGCTGGTCACGGGCGTCTTGGCCCACCAAAGTGAACTGGATGCTCAGATTGCGAAATATCTGAGTGCTGGTTGGCAGTTGCAACGAATCGCAAAGACCGACTTAATCATTATGCGCGTTGCCTTTTTTGAAATTGACCACGTCCCAGATGTTCCTAACCGGGTGGCCGTTAATGAAGCCTTGGAATTAGCCAAGAACTTCAGCGACGACCGGTCACGGCGGTTCATTAACGGGGTCTTGGCCCATACGTTAGACGGTGACGATGCGGCAGATACGCAAGCCTAA
- a CDS encoding Asp23/Gls24 family envelope stress response protein yields MAEDTNIILESKEPALGKIEVAPQVLEIIVGIAASQTDGVARMRGSLANSVNELFGRKEHGKGVKLTFDGDELAVDVYVYLNYGVAVPKVALAIQDSVKQQLLFMTDLDLREVNVHVEGVIPEKTAQQVDPDNLFNQPDEGDSEQS; encoded by the coding sequence ATGGCAGAAGATACAAACATTATTTTAGAATCAAAGGAACCCGCACTGGGGAAGATTGAGGTGGCACCACAAGTCCTCGAGATTATCGTGGGCATTGCGGCTAGCCAAACCGATGGTGTTGCACGGATGCGTGGTTCTTTGGCCAACAGCGTGAACGAACTCTTCGGTCGTAAGGAACACGGTAAGGGCGTTAAGCTGACGTTCGACGGTGACGAACTCGCCGTTGACGTATACGTGTACCTGAACTACGGCGTTGCGGTTCCTAAGGTTGCTTTGGCCATTCAAGACAGCGTGAAGCAACAATTGTTGTTCATGACCGACCTTGACTTACGTGAAGTCAACGTTCACGTGGAAGGCGTCATTCCCGAAAAGACGGCGCAGCAGGTAGATCCAGATAACCTGTTCAACCAGCCAGATGAAGGAGACAGTGAACAATCGTGA
- a CDS encoding Xaa-Pro peptidase family protein: protein MTTDRVARLRAQFAPLSIDSFLIQAPSNQRYLTGTSVEPGDGYVLVTQKRLVFITDARYETELKRTIPTIERVITRNYLQAVNDILTADGATVLGLEDTLPLRTFTWLDEHLTADPVPLANVVDDLRQVKDADELAAIQRATALTSQGVEALFAVLKPGMTERAAALWLTRWMQDHGATGVSFPTIVASGVRSAWPHGQASDKPLALHELVTIDCGFYVDGYTSDLTRTVALGDPGDAFKRAYTAVQTAQAKIMAAVRPGVTGGELDQLGRDYLTAEGYGDAFIHGTGHGIGLDIHEGPNIGRGWPDRLEADQVITVEPGVYFPGRGGIRIEDDLQVTATGHTVLTTVPRNLIIL, encoded by the coding sequence ATGACCACAGATCGAGTGGCCCGGTTACGGGCGCAGTTTGCACCGTTGAGCATTGATAGTTTCTTGATTCAGGCACCCAGTAATCAACGTTATCTAACGGGAACCAGCGTTGAGCCGGGTGACGGCTACGTGTTAGTGACGCAAAAACGGTTAGTCTTTATTACGGATGCGCGTTACGAGACGGAGCTGAAACGGACGATTCCGACGATTGAACGGGTGATTACGCGAAACTATTTGCAAGCGGTCAACGATATCCTGACCGCGGACGGCGCGACGGTTCTGGGTTTGGAAGACACGCTACCCTTACGGACGTTTACTTGGCTAGACGAGCATTTAACGGCCGATCCCGTGCCGTTAGCTAACGTCGTGGATGACTTGCGCCAGGTCAAGGATGCCGATGAACTGGCGGCTATCCAGCGGGCGACAGCCCTGACTAGCCAAGGGGTCGAAGCCTTATTCGCGGTCTTAAAACCTGGGATGACGGAACGGGCAGCAGCCTTGTGGTTGACCCGGTGGATGCAAGACCACGGCGCAACTGGTGTGAGTTTCCCAACCATCGTGGCCAGCGGGGTTCGTTCGGCTTGGCCGCATGGTCAGGCGAGCGATAAGCCTTTGGCCTTACACGAGTTGGTGACCATTGATTGTGGATTCTACGTTGACGGCTATACGTCGGATCTGACCCGGACCGTTGCCTTGGGGGATCCCGGTGACGCTTTTAAGCGGGCATATACTGCTGTGCAGACGGCCCAAGCCAAAATCATGGCGGCTGTGCGGCCCGGCGTGACTGGTGGGGAACTTGACCAGTTGGGCCGCGATTACCTCACGGCTGAAGGTTACGGGGATGCGTTTATCCACGGGACCGGTCACGGAATTGGGTTGGACATTCATGAAGGGCCGAACATTGGTCGTGGCTGGCCGGATCGTTTGGAAGCTGACCAAGTCATCACGGTCGAGCCCGGCGTCTACTTCCCAGGACGCGGCGGCATTCGGATTGAAGACGATTTGCAAGTGACCGCCACGGGGCACACGGTCTTGACCACGGTTCCCCGAAATTTAATTATCTTGTAA
- a CDS encoding TlyA family RNA methyltransferase: MKKQHVAALLVEQGLYTSLDEAKRAVMAGEILGTNEERLDKPGELVPIDTELHRKGHPLPYVSRGGFKLAKALDVFQIELTDKIVLDIGSSTGGFTDVMLQNGAKLSYALDVGSNQLVWKLRQDPRVVVMEHTNFRYSKLSDFTEGQPVFASIDVSFISLRLILPPLKAILPEHGEVVALIKPQFEAEREEVGAHGIVRDPAVHRAVVQGILDFAVATGYTVLGLDFSPIKGGEGNIEFLVHLQSVDKHAVCAHTVSVDQTLQAAYNSLKQ, encoded by the coding sequence ATGAAAAAACAGCATGTCGCAGCGCTTTTAGTCGAGCAAGGGCTGTACACGTCGTTGGATGAAGCCAAGCGAGCCGTGATGGCTGGTGAGATTCTAGGAACTAATGAAGAACGGCTCGATAAGCCTGGTGAATTAGTCCCTATCGATACGGAACTGCACCGTAAGGGCCATCCATTGCCCTATGTGTCCCGGGGTGGGTTCAAGTTAGCCAAGGCATTGGACGTCTTTCAGATTGAGTTGACCGATAAGATCGTGTTGGACATTGGCTCGTCGACCGGTGGGTTTACGGACGTGATGCTACAGAACGGCGCTAAGCTCAGTTATGCGTTGGATGTGGGCAGCAACCAGTTGGTCTGGAAGCTGCGCCAGGACCCGCGGGTCGTCGTGATGGAGCATACGAACTTTCGTTACAGTAAGTTATCTGACTTTACGGAAGGGCAACCCGTCTTCGCCTCCATCGATGTTTCCTTTATCTCGCTTCGCTTGATTCTACCGCCGCTGAAGGCCATTTTGCCGGAACATGGGGAGGTCGTGGCGCTGATTAAGCCCCAGTTCGAGGCGGAACGAGAAGAGGTCGGGGCCCACGGAATCGTGCGGGATCCCGCCGTTCACCGAGCCGTCGTGCAGGGAATTCTGGATTTTGCAGTGGCAACGGGGTACACGGTCCTAGGACTCGACTTTTCACCCATTAAGGGTGGTGAAGGTAATATCGAATTTCTGGTGCACTTGCAGTCAGTTGATAAACATGCAGTTTGCGCGCATACGGTTTCGGTCGATCAGACCTTACAAGCGGCTTATAACAGCCTAAAACAATAG
- a CDS encoding dUTPase, giving the protein MLELAKLVQQSIALDEQITTERDIEMTRPHQIENAYVALDVELAEVANTSEWFKVWKTHRGKADAGETPQQTLLTEYTDALDFFLLVAAKKTWTHLIMLTEEDLTALAQSRPAKNPDQQYLILKRMLFNSHFAHRQDDFRHAWRLFLKWGMVDFGFSQDQIQAAYEAKRQVNLDRQANDY; this is encoded by the coding sequence GTGTTAGAACTTGCAAAATTAGTGCAGCAATCCATTGCTTTGGATGAACAGATTACGACGGAACGGGACATCGAAATGACGCGGCCACATCAGATTGAGAACGCCTACGTTGCTTTGGATGTCGAGTTGGCGGAAGTTGCCAACACGTCGGAGTGGTTCAAAGTTTGGAAGACCCACCGTGGGAAGGCCGATGCTGGTGAGACGCCCCAGCAGACCTTGCTGACGGAGTACACGGACGCCCTGGACTTTTTCCTATTGGTTGCGGCCAAGAAGACCTGGACGCACCTGATCATGTTGACGGAAGAGGACCTAACGGCACTGGCGCAGAGCCGCCCGGCGAAGAATCCGGATCAGCAATACTTAATTCTGAAACGCATGTTGTTTAACAGCCATTTTGCGCATCGGCAGGATGATTTTCGACACGCGTGGCGTCTGTTCTTGAAATGGGGAATGGTTGACTTTGGCTTCAGTCAAGACCAGATTCAAGCGGCTTACGAGGCTAAGCGCCAGGTCAACTTAGACCGGCAGGCCAACGATTACTAA
- the glnA gene encoding type I glutamate--ammonia ligase gives MAKPAYTKDDIRQMAKDENVKFLRLMFTDLFGTIKNVEVPISQLGKLLDNKLMFDGSSIDGFVRIEESDMYLYPDLSTWMIFPWSTERGKIARVICEVYTPDGKPFEGDPRNNLIRVLSDMRKAGFTDFNIGPEPEFFLFKMDENGKPTTELNDKGSYFDMAPMDLGENCRREIVLTLEEMGFDVEAAHHEVAPGQHEIDFKYADALTAADNIQTFKLVVKTVARKYGLYATFMPKPLAGINGSGMHLNMSLFHDKGNAFYDPKGEMELSEDAYHFLGGLLKHARSFTAICNPIVNSYKRLVPGYEAPVYVAWSGSNRSPLIRVPSSRGLSTRLELRSVDPAANPYLAIAAVLEAGLDGLRNQLAPREAVDRNIYRMDAEERQENHITNLPDTLHNALKDLAADDVMRNAMGSHLYQSFIEAKNLEYNSYRTQVSQWERDQYLELY, from the coding sequence ATGGCAAAACCTGCATATACCAAGGATGACATCCGTCAGATGGCAAAGGACGAAAACGTTAAGTTCCTGCGGTTGATGTTCACCGATTTATTTGGCACGATTAAAAACGTTGAAGTCCCCATTAGCCAACTAGGCAAGTTACTGGATAACAAGCTGATGTTTGATGGGTCATCCATCGACGGCTTTGTTCGGATCGAGGAAAGTGATATGTACCTGTATCCGGATCTGTCAACCTGGATGATCTTCCCATGGAGTACGGAACGGGGGAAGATTGCGCGGGTGATTTGTGAGGTTTATACGCCAGATGGTAAGCCGTTTGAGGGCGATCCGCGGAACAACTTGATTCGCGTTCTGTCAGATATGCGTAAAGCAGGCTTTACGGACTTTAACATCGGTCCGGAACCAGAGTTCTTCCTCTTCAAGATGGATGAAAATGGCAAGCCAACGACGGAACTGAACGATAAGGGGAGTTACTTCGACATGGCCCCAATGGACTTGGGTGAGAATTGCCGACGTGAAATTGTCTTGACGCTGGAAGAAATGGGCTTTGACGTTGAAGCGGCGCACCATGAAGTGGCACCAGGACAACACGAAATTGACTTCAAGTATGCGGATGCCTTAACGGCGGCGGACAACATCCAAACGTTCAAGTTGGTGGTCAAGACGGTGGCTCGGAAGTACGGCTTGTACGCTACCTTCATGCCGAAGCCATTAGCGGGAATCAACGGTTCCGGGATGCACTTGAACATGTCGCTGTTCCACGATAAAGGAAACGCCTTCTACGACCCTAAGGGCGAGATGGAACTTTCCGAAGACGCTTACCACTTCTTAGGCGGGCTCTTGAAGCACGCCCGGAGCTTTACGGCGATCTGCAACCCAATCGTCAACAGTTACAAGCGGTTAGTGCCAGGGTATGAAGCCCCCGTCTATGTAGCTTGGTCCGGGTCTAACCGGTCGCCATTGATTCGGGTCCCAAGTTCCCGTGGCTTATCGACGCGGTTGGAACTCCGGAGTGTTGATCCAGCGGCCAACCCATACTTGGCCATCGCGGCCGTCTTGGAAGCCGGGCTGGATGGTTTGCGGAACCAGTTGGCACCACGTGAAGCCGTTGACCGGAACATCTACCGGATGGACGCGGAAGAACGGCAGGAAAACCACATTACCAACTTGCCAGATACGTTGCACAACGCCTTAAAGGACTTGGCAGCTGATGATGTGATGCGTAACGCCATGGGCAGTCACTTGTACCAGAGCTTTATTGAAGCCAAGAACTTAGAATACAATTCTTACCGGACCCAAGTGTCACAATGGGAACGGGACCAGTACTTGGAACTTTACTAA
- a CDS encoding polyprenyl synthetase family protein: MPNSAREQLAAFEAKWVPRLNAPLRAAVGVDTTEERLMDAMTYSLLAGGKRLRPLLTMATLTTVGGVYEEQRDWRPIMALELLHTYSLIHDDLPAMDNDPLRRGEPTNHVKFGAGMATLAGDGLLTLAFQWLTATNLPGETQAALVQALARAAGPGGMVAGQARDIQFEHVDLPMGDLRTLHREKTGALLHYAVQAGLILGRLPGKDWTPYLDFADAFGLAYQIYDDILDVVATPEELGKATHKDAGEAKNTYPGKLGLAGANQALIDTIAAGQAALAKVTTQDTRLLAAFFSYFDTKRVTKS, encoded by the coding sequence ATGCCCAATAGCGCGCGTGAACAGTTAGCGGCTTTTGAAGCCAAGTGGGTTCCGCGGTTGAACGCCCCACTTCGGGCAGCCGTGGGCGTTGACACCACCGAGGAGCGGCTGATGGATGCGATGACGTACTCGCTCCTAGCGGGGGGCAAGCGGCTACGGCCCCTGTTGACCATGGCCACGCTCACTACGGTGGGTGGCGTGTATGAAGAGCAACGCGATTGGCGACCGATTATGGCGCTAGAGTTGTTGCATACCTATTCTTTGATTCATGACGACCTCCCAGCTATGGATAATGATCCCTTGCGGCGAGGAGAGCCGACCAATCATGTGAAGTTCGGTGCGGGTATGGCCACACTAGCGGGCGATGGCTTGCTCACACTGGCCTTCCAGTGGTTGACAGCTACGAACTTACCGGGAGAGACACAAGCGGCGCTGGTTCAGGCGTTGGCGCGCGCGGCGGGTCCCGGCGGAATGGTAGCTGGTCAGGCACGCGATATTCAGTTTGAGCACGTGGACCTGCCGATGGGAGATTTGCGGACGTTACACCGGGAGAAGACGGGGGCCCTGCTGCACTACGCGGTTCAGGCCGGGTTGATCCTCGGCCGCCTGCCGGGAAAGGACTGGACGCCGTACTTAGATTTTGCTGACGCGTTTGGGTTGGCTTACCAAATCTATGATGATATTTTGGACGTCGTGGCGACGCCCGAAGAGTTGGGTAAGGCGACGCATAAGGATGCTGGTGAAGCCAAGAATACTTATCCAGGTAAATTAGGCTTAGCTGGGGCCAATCAGGCGTTGATCGATACGATTGCGGCGGGCCAAGCAGCGTTAGCCAAGGTCACGACGCAAGACACGCGGTTGTTAGCGGCGTTCTTTAGTTACTTCGATACGAAACGGGTGACGAAATCATGA
- the xseA gene encoding exodeoxyribonuclease VII large subunit, whose protein sequence is MATNDYLTVTALTQYIKRKFDVDPYLGKVYLTGEISNFRLRPHAHQYFSLKDDHAKINAIMFRSAFEKLKFVPETGMKVLVTGRISLYEPSGSYQVYVERMEPDGVGALYQAYEQLKRKLAQEGLFTAAKRPLPRFPKRIAVVTSPSGAVIRDIITTTRRRYPIAQIVLYPAVVQGDAAAADIVRQIQRANANGSFDTLIIGRGGGSIEDLWPFNEEVVARAIAASHLPVISSVGHETDTTIADLVADVRAATPTAAAELAVPVLSDELVKLQQQRTRLFNAMANRIKFQQERLNRSLGAYVFQQPQRLYETYVQRLDRAQQGLRQQMQTQLQGWQQRVQLDQQRLIGQSPATRVHQAQQQVEQTQARLKTEMRRYLTQQEEHVAQLASGLDYLSPLKIMGRGYSYVTQDDHIVRRTQELKPTTATIHLSDGTAEATITKITPATEDQHE, encoded by the coding sequence TTGGCAACGAATGATTACTTAACGGTCACGGCGCTGACCCAGTATATTAAACGAAAATTTGACGTTGACCCTTACTTGGGGAAAGTGTACCTGACGGGAGAAATTTCGAACTTCCGTCTGCGTCCACACGCCCACCAGTACTTTAGTCTTAAGGATGACCACGCTAAGATCAATGCCATTATGTTTCGTTCGGCCTTTGAGAAGCTTAAGTTTGTTCCCGAAACGGGGATGAAGGTCTTGGTGACGGGACGAATCTCCCTGTATGAACCCAGTGGCAGTTATCAGGTCTATGTTGAACGGATGGAGCCAGACGGCGTTGGGGCCTTGTATCAGGCTTATGAACAGCTGAAGCGTAAGCTAGCCCAAGAGGGGCTGTTCACGGCGGCTAAACGGCCGCTACCACGATTTCCTAAGCGGATTGCGGTCGTGACGAGTCCCAGTGGAGCGGTCATTCGGGATATTATTACCACGACCCGTCGGCGGTACCCCATTGCCCAGATTGTGCTTTACCCGGCGGTAGTTCAGGGGGATGCTGCTGCGGCGGATATTGTTCGTCAGATTCAGCGGGCGAACGCGAACGGTAGCTTTGACACCCTGATCATTGGTCGGGGGGGTGGCTCGATTGAAGATCTCTGGCCGTTTAACGAAGAAGTGGTTGCCCGAGCGATTGCGGCTAGTCACTTACCGGTGATTTCTTCGGTGGGGCACGAAACAGATACCACGATTGCGGACTTAGTCGCCGATGTACGGGCCGCAACGCCGACTGCGGCCGCTGAGTTGGCGGTGCCGGTGTTGAGTGACGAGCTGGTGAAATTACAGCAGCAACGGACACGTTTGTTTAACGCCATGGCGAACCGCATTAAGTTCCAGCAGGAACGCTTGAACCGGTCATTAGGAGCGTACGTGTTCCAGCAACCACAGCGGTTATATGAGACCTACGTACAACGGTTGGACCGCGCACAGCAGGGACTCAGACAACAAATGCAGACGCAACTTCAGGGCTGGCAACAACGGGTCCAACTGGATCAGCAACGGTTGATCGGCCAGTCACCGGCAACGCGGGTTCATCAGGCTCAGCAGCAGGTCGAGCAGACGCAGGCCCGATTAAAGACGGAGATGCGGCGGTACTTGACCCAGCAGGAGGAACATGTGGCCCAACTGGCCAGTGGCTTGGATTACCTCAGTCCGCTGAAAATCATGGGCCGGGGCTATAGTTATGTGACGCAGGACGACCATATCGTGCGGCGTACGCAGGAGTTGAAACCCACGACCGCTACGATTCATCTGAGTGACGGAACGGCTGAAGCAACGATTACGAAAATCACACCAGCAACGGAGGATCAACATGAGTGA